A portion of the Pseudoxanthomonas sp. JBR18 genome contains these proteins:
- a CDS encoding TonB-dependent receptor, which yields MNVRISRPVATVLASAVALALMSPATAQETSTSDPASAPATSTATPREDTLQPAQAQDVTPEQVDAQELAAVKVVGLRASLQTAQSIKRDATQIVDSVVAEDLGKLPDVTASASLARVTGVQVTRAAGEAADVQVRGLPNLTTTYNGREIFTAENRSVALQDFPAGGVAGLDVYKSSTADLVEPGIAGLIDVRSRRPFDFEGRELSGSLNYAYFDQSDKGDANGNFLFSDRWDTEVGEMGFLVNAAWNRLRFLDSTRENSLVMGVAQPSQTDQPGFRFPDGIGTFYGQGMRTRPSINSAFQWKPNESWELNADFLYQGFRSHDNDSYMFVPLYTAETQFSNVVTVPGESGPQAQSLTATGGLRPEGYQASTNASTNTYQIGLGAVYHEGGVRWSTDLAATNSKYKLKQANIDYAFAYAPTVDVNYAVPGSDGGGSYGFRDFDLSNPENFIFRGLYDRNYEASGKDLQARTDFEFVPQTGIISAYQAGLRFTNRDAERKSGDRYGYVEGAGLTYLDLPVDLSMTGGGFEGDDHAPPTRWISPTRDSIRDNINALRELTDALLPADNHDFDAIGLPAFNPLNTFNANEKATTAYAQVKYVLDTTIPIDGALGLRAVHTKTQVDGTSRDDQTSTYSPISSSNSYTDYLPNASIRFRLTDSFQIRAAATKTRTRPNFDQLNPSTIVNSPQGACNIDPGSVNCFRTASSGNPGLSPLESENYDLSFEYYFSPTGSATLALFRRDVKGFISNVTTDVADAEYGTLRLTHPENGGEGKLQGTEFAFTSFLDFDALPEWARAFGVQANYTYIDNGAEQGPTVAASIPGKPRVPGVSKNSYNLVLMYEKPEFSARLAYNWRSKWVQEYSQVYDVALDANGPFMPLVQDDRGVLDMSLNWTPVESVTFAFDVSNILGDPITNSRTYNVQGDTYARQVKYLETVYSLGMRVRF from the coding sequence ATGAACGTACGTATTTCCCGCCCCGTCGCCACCGTGCTGGCCAGCGCTGTTGCGCTGGCCCTGATGAGTCCCGCCACCGCGCAGGAAACAAGCACGAGCGACCCGGCATCCGCCCCAGCGACTTCCACGGCCACCCCGCGCGAAGACACCTTACAGCCTGCCCAGGCCCAGGACGTCACGCCCGAGCAGGTGGACGCGCAGGAACTGGCTGCGGTGAAGGTGGTCGGCCTGCGCGCCAGCCTGCAGACCGCCCAATCGATCAAGCGCGATGCCACCCAGATCGTCGATTCGGTGGTCGCCGAAGACCTGGGCAAGCTGCCCGACGTCACCGCCTCGGCGTCCCTGGCGCGCGTGACCGGCGTGCAGGTGACCCGCGCGGCGGGCGAGGCCGCCGACGTCCAGGTGCGCGGCCTGCCCAACCTCACCACCACCTACAACGGGCGGGAGATCTTCACCGCCGAGAACCGCAGCGTGGCCCTGCAGGACTTCCCGGCCGGCGGCGTGGCGGGGCTGGATGTCTACAAGTCCAGCACCGCCGACCTGGTCGAACCCGGTATCGCGGGCCTGATCGACGTGCGCTCGCGCCGGCCATTCGACTTCGAGGGGCGCGAACTGTCCGGCTCGCTCAACTACGCCTATTTCGACCAGTCCGACAAGGGCGATGCCAACGGCAATTTTCTTTTCAGTGACCGCTGGGACACCGAAGTGGGCGAGATGGGCTTTTTGGTCAACGCGGCCTGGAATCGCCTGCGCTTCCTGGATTCGACCCGCGAGAACTCGCTGGTGATGGGCGTGGCCCAGCCCAGCCAGACCGACCAACCCGGCTTCCGTTTCCCCGACGGCATCGGCACCTTCTACGGGCAGGGCATGCGGACGCGCCCGTCGATCAACAGCGCCTTCCAGTGGAAGCCCAACGAAAGCTGGGAGCTCAATGCGGATTTCCTCTACCAGGGGTTCCGCAGCCACGACAACGACAGCTACATGTTCGTGCCGCTGTATACAGCCGAAACGCAGTTCTCCAACGTGGTCACCGTGCCGGGTGAATCGGGTCCACAGGCGCAGAGCCTGACCGCCACGGGAGGCCTGCGCCCGGAGGGATACCAGGCGTCGACCAACGCCAGCACCAACACCTACCAGATCGGGCTGGGCGCGGTGTACCACGAAGGCGGCGTGCGCTGGTCCACGGACCTGGCCGCGACCAATTCGAAGTACAAGCTCAAGCAGGCCAACATCGATTACGCCTTTGCGTATGCGCCGACCGTGGACGTCAACTACGCCGTGCCTGGCAGCGACGGCGGAGGCAGTTACGGCTTCCGAGATTTCGACCTGAGCAACCCTGAGAATTTCATCTTCCGCGGGCTTTACGACCGCAACTACGAAGCTTCGGGCAAGGATCTCCAGGCCCGGACCGATTTCGAGTTCGTCCCGCAGACCGGCATCATCAGCGCCTACCAGGCCGGCCTGCGCTTCACCAACCGCGACGCCGAGCGCAAGAGCGGCGATCGCTATGGCTATGTGGAGGGGGCGGGGCTCACCTATCTGGACCTGCCGGTCGACCTGTCGATGACCGGAGGTGGTTTCGAGGGCGACGACCACGCGCCGCCGACCCGCTGGATTTCGCCCACCCGGGACAGCATCCGCGACAACATCAATGCCCTGCGCGAACTCACCGACGCGTTGCTGCCGGCGGACAACCACGATTTCGACGCCATCGGCCTGCCGGCCTTCAATCCGCTCAATACCTTCAACGCCAACGAAAAGGCCACCACCGCATATGCCCAGGTCAAGTACGTCCTGGACACGACGATCCCGATCGACGGTGCGCTGGGCCTGCGGGCGGTCCACACCAAGACCCAGGTGGACGGCACCTCACGCGATGACCAGACCTCGACCTATTCCCCGATCAGCAGCAGCAACAGCTATACCGACTACCTGCCCAATGCCAGCATCCGCTTTCGCCTGACCGACAGCTTCCAGATCAGGGCGGCGGCGACCAAGACACGTACGCGCCCGAACTTCGACCAGCTCAATCCATCCACGATCGTCAACTCGCCGCAGGGCGCGTGCAACATCGATCCTGGCAGCGTGAACTGCTTCCGCACCGCTTCGAGCGGCAACCCCGGGCTGTCCCCGCTGGAGTCGGAGAACTACGACCTGTCCTTCGAGTATTACTTCTCACCGACCGGCTCGGCCACGCTGGCGTTGTTCCGCCGCGATGTGAAGGGGTTCATCTCCAATGTCACCACCGATGTGGCCGATGCCGAATACGGCACCCTGCGCCTGACCCATCCGGAGAACGGCGGCGAAGGCAAGCTGCAGGGCACCGAGTTCGCCTTCACCAGCTTCCTGGATTTCGACGCCTTGCCCGAATGGGCGCGTGCCTTTGGCGTCCAGGCCAACTACACCTATATCGACAACGGCGCCGAACAGGGCCCGACCGTGGCCGCTTCGATCCCCGGCAAGCCTCGCGTGCCCGGGGTATCGAAGAACTCTTACAACCTGGTCCTGATGTACGAAAAGCCCGAGTTCTCCGCGCGCCTGGCCTACAACTGGCGCTCCAAGTGGGTCCAGGAGTACTCCCAGGTCTACGACGTCGCCCTGGATGCCAACGGCCCGTTCATGCCGCTGGTGCAGGACGATCGCGGCGTCCTGGACATGTCGCTCAACTGGACCCCTGTCGAGTCGGTGACCTTTGCCTTCGATGTGTCCAACATTCTGGGCGATCCGATCACCAACTCGCGCACCTACAACGTGCAGGGCGACACCTATGCGCGCCAGGTCAAGTACCTGGAAACGGTGTATTCACTCGGGATGCGGGTGCGGTTCTGA
- a CDS encoding cellulase family glycosylhydrolase, with product MPSRPLAVLLLSAALGAACVLPAAARPAPEGAAAVVDAPGRWSTERANAWYQAQPWLVGSNYIPADAINQLEMFQAATFDPARIDKELGWAHDQFGMNTMRVYLHDLLWTQDPKGLIKRLDQFLTIADKHGIRPVFVLFDSCWDPDPVLGPQHRPIPGVHNSGWVQSPGRHALVDPANDPHFRSYVQGVVGAFAKDKRVLAWDIWNEPDNPGGGNYMDKQLPGEQERIAELLPKAFAWARSQSPIQPLTSGVWIGKDWSPGAPDLNAIQQAQLSNSDVITFHNYEQPENFEARIAQLRPYGRPLICTEWMARGSGSAVDTILPIGHREHVGMINWGLVDGAIQTRFPWDSWERPYTMKEPVLWFHDLIHADGTPYRAREAQLYRQLEAEQAATAQAAAR from the coding sequence ATGCCCTCACGCCCCCTTGCCGTCCTGCTCTTGAGCGCCGCTCTTGGCGCCGCCTGTGTCCTGCCGGCCGCCGCCCGTCCCGCGCCCGAGGGCGCCGCCGCGGTCGTCGACGCGCCTGGGCGCTGGAGCACCGAGCGCGCCAATGCCTGGTACCAGGCCCAGCCCTGGCTGGTGGGCAGCAACTACATCCCGGCCGATGCGATCAACCAGCTGGAGATGTTCCAGGCGGCGACCTTCGACCCGGCCCGCATCGACAAGGAGCTGGGCTGGGCACATGACCAGTTCGGCATGAACACCATGCGCGTCTACCTGCATGACCTGCTGTGGACGCAGGATCCCAAGGGCCTGATCAAGCGCCTGGACCAGTTCCTGACCATCGCCGACAAGCATGGCATCCGCCCGGTCTTCGTGCTGTTCGACAGCTGCTGGGATCCGGACCCGGTGCTGGGCCCGCAGCACCGGCCGATTCCCGGCGTGCACAACTCCGGCTGGGTGCAGAGCCCGGGGCGCCATGCGCTGGTCGACCCGGCCAACGACCCGCATTTCCGCAGCTATGTCCAGGGCGTGGTCGGTGCGTTCGCCAAGGACAAGCGCGTGCTGGCCTGGGACATCTGGAACGAGCCTGACAATCCCGGCGGCGGCAACTACATGGACAAGCAGTTGCCGGGCGAGCAGGAACGCATCGCCGAACTGCTGCCCAAGGCGTTCGCCTGGGCGCGCAGCCAGTCGCCCATCCAGCCGCTGACCAGCGGCGTGTGGATCGGCAAGGACTGGTCGCCCGGTGCACCGGACCTCAACGCGATCCAGCAGGCGCAGCTGTCCAACTCGGACGTGATCACCTTCCACAACTACGAGCAGCCGGAGAACTTCGAGGCGCGCATCGCGCAGCTGCGCCCGTACGGCCGCCCATTGATCTGCACCGAATGGATGGCGCGCGGTAGTGGCTCGGCCGTGGACACCATCCTGCCGATCGGCCATCGCGAACACGTCGGGATGATCAACTGGGGCCTGGTCGACGGCGCCATCCAGACCCGCTTCCCGTGGGACAGCTGGGAGCGGCCGTACACGATGAAGGAGCCGGTGCTCTGGTTCCACGACCTCATCCACGCCGACGGCACCCCGTATCGCGCCCGCGAAGCCCAGCTCTATCGCCAACTCGAGGCCGAGCAGGCCGCGACGGCACAAGCCGCGGCGCGCTAA
- a CDS encoding histidine phosphatase family protein yields MSVPDHDAATPPIAHPPRLHLMRHGETEWSRTGRHTGRSEIPLTARGEQMARALVPLLGATAFSTVLTSPRMRARSTCALAGLEAQAEVEPDLAEWDYGDDEGRTSIEIRAERPDWDIWRDGCPNGESPAAVTERADRLVRRLRGLSGDIALFSHGHFGRVLATRWLGLPVAAGAHLVLEPATLSLLALDARHAMTPVIERWNVAPVLA; encoded by the coding sequence ATGTCCGTTCCCGACCATGACGCCGCCACGCCGCCGATCGCCCACCCTCCCCGCCTGCACCTCATGCGGCATGGCGAAACAGAATGGTCGCGGACAGGTCGGCACACCGGCCGCAGCGAGATCCCCCTGACCGCGCGGGGCGAGCAGATGGCACGCGCCCTGGTCCCGCTGTTGGGCGCCACCGCGTTTTCCACCGTCCTGACCAGCCCCCGCATGCGTGCGCGCAGCACCTGCGCGCTGGCCGGCCTGGAAGCGCAGGCCGAGGTGGAGCCCGACCTGGCCGAGTGGGACTACGGCGACGACGAGGGCCGGACCTCGATCGAGATCCGGGCCGAGCGACCGGACTGGGACATCTGGCGCGATGGCTGCCCGAATGGCGAAAGCCCGGCGGCGGTCACCGAGCGGGCCGACCGTCTGGTGCGGCGCCTGCGCGGGCTGTCTGGCGATATCGCGCTGTTTTCGCACGGACACTTCGGCCGGGTCTTGGCCACACGCTGGCTCGGCCTGCCGGTCGCGGCCGGCGCCCACCTGGTGCTGGAGCCTGCGACGCTCAGCCTGCTGGCGCTGGATGCGCGCCATGCGATGACCCCGGTGATCGAGCGCTGGAACGTGGCGCCTGTACTGGCCTGA
- a CDS encoding NAD(P)-dependent oxidoreductase: MTLLITGASGLVGARLLPRLVLNGETCRALVRAGKEVPAGATAVEGDLLDPASLARAVEGVSAIIHLAAVFRTQDTDLIWKINLEGTRNLISAAKAHAPEARFIMASTTHVYDQDNAHPGREDDATAPTLAYPASKLAAEKELRQSGLGWSILRFGFVYGDKDGHLESLPRHAAHARFHPAKTMSLIHHRDIAVAMQLALSGVMDGHIVNLTDEAPTSLYELASLVGEPMASSSEPLTNPWHLHVDGSLARRLGFQPRVRTIHQAVAEQLL; this comes from the coding sequence ATGACGCTCCTGATCACTGGCGCCAGCGGACTGGTGGGCGCGCGTCTGCTGCCGCGCCTCGTCCTCAACGGAGAAACCTGCCGGGCACTCGTTCGGGCCGGAAAGGAAGTGCCTGCCGGCGCGACGGCCGTCGAAGGCGACTTGCTCGATCCGGCTTCGCTTGCGCGAGCGGTGGAGGGCGTTTCGGCGATCATCCATCTCGCCGCGGTATTTCGCACGCAAGACACCGACCTGATCTGGAAAATCAATCTGGAAGGAACGCGCAACCTGATTTCCGCGGCGAAAGCGCATGCGCCCGAGGCGCGATTCATCATGGCCAGTACCACCCATGTCTATGACCAGGACAATGCCCATCCCGGTCGTGAGGATGACGCCACCGCTCCCACGCTGGCGTATCCGGCCAGCAAGCTCGCTGCGGAAAAGGAACTGCGCCAAAGCGGTCTTGGTTGGTCGATTCTGCGGTTTGGCTTCGTCTATGGCGACAAGGATGGGCATCTTGAATCGCTGCCCAGGCATGCCGCCCACGCCAGGTTTCACCCGGCCAAGACGATGAGCCTGATTCATCATCGCGATATCGCCGTTGCCATGCAGCTTGCGCTGTCCGGCGTCATGGATGGCCACATCGTCAACCTCACCGATGAGGCACCGACTTCGCTTTACGAGTTGGCCTCGCTGGTCGGCGAGCCGATGGCATCCTCGTCCGAGCCATTGACCAATCCCTGGCATCTGCACGTGGACGGATCGCTGGCGCGCCGACTCGGCTTCCAACCCCGCGTGAGAACCATCCACCAGGCCGTGGCAGAGCAGCTGCTGTGA
- a CDS encoding aldose epimerase family protein: protein MGNVVRGAMLCAAGLLATSAAADAQERAVLGTTPEGTKVETITLHDGHGMQATISTLGAALHALDVPDRNGKPGDVVLGDATLKATLDNPQYFGVIVGRFANRLAKGRFTLDGHAYQVPLNDGPNSLHGGKQGLDKVVWDVVEAKPDRATLRHVSPDGDQGFPGKLTVTATYTLEGNGTLAIEYRATTDKPTVVNLSNHTYWNLAGEGSGSAMDQELTIHGDAYTPVDATLIPTGEITPVAGTVFDFRSPKPIGRDVRDAGKEPQLALGRGYDHNWVISKTRAAKPREVARVHDPKSGRVMSLVSDQPGLQFYSGNFLDGTTVGKSGHLYRQGDAFVLEPQLFPDTPNQASFGPAAARLDPGKTYVNRIVYRFTTDKDAAAGR, encoded by the coding sequence ATGGGGAATGTCGTGAGAGGGGCGATGCTGTGCGCGGCCGGCTTGCTGGCCACGTCCGCCGCGGCGGATGCGCAGGAACGCGCGGTGCTCGGCACCACGCCGGAAGGCACCAAGGTCGAGACGATCACGCTGCACGATGGCCACGGTATGCAGGCCACGATCAGCACGCTCGGTGCGGCCCTGCATGCGCTGGACGTGCCCGACCGCAACGGCAAGCCCGGCGACGTGGTGCTGGGCGACGCCACGCTCAAGGCGACCCTGGATAATCCGCAGTACTTCGGCGTGATCGTGGGTCGCTTTGCCAACCGGCTGGCGAAGGGCCGCTTCACGCTGGATGGGCATGCCTATCAGGTGCCACTCAACGACGGTCCCAACAGCCTGCACGGCGGCAAGCAAGGCCTGGACAAGGTGGTGTGGGATGTCGTGGAGGCCAAGCCCGATCGCGCCACCCTGCGCCACGTCAGCCCGGACGGCGACCAGGGCTTTCCCGGCAAGCTCACGGTCACCGCGACCTACACGCTGGAAGGCAACGGCACGCTGGCCATCGAGTACCGCGCTACCACCGACAAGCCCACCGTCGTCAACCTCAGCAACCACACCTACTGGAACCTGGCCGGCGAAGGCTCGGGCTCGGCGATGGACCAGGAGCTGACCATCCATGGCGATGCCTACACCCCGGTCGATGCCACGCTGATCCCAACCGGTGAAATCACGCCGGTGGCCGGCACGGTGTTCGACTTCCGCAGCCCCAAGCCGATTGGCCGCGACGTGCGTGACGCCGGCAAGGAACCACAGCTGGCGCTGGGCCGCGGCTATGACCACAACTGGGTCATCAGCAAGACGCGCGCGGCCAAGCCACGCGAGGTTGCCCGGGTCCATGATCCCAAGAGCGGTCGTGTGATGTCCCTGGTCTCCGACCAGCCGGGCCTGCAGTTCTATTCCGGCAACTTCCTGGATGGCACCACGGTGGGCAAGTCCGGCCACCTGTATCGCCAGGGCGATGCCTTCGTGCTTGAGCCGCAGCTGTTCCCCGATACCCCCAACCAAGCGAGCTTCGGCCCGGCCGCGGCGCGCCTGGATCCGGGCAAGACCTACGTCAACCGCATCGTCTACCGCTTCACCACCGACAA
- a CDS encoding MarR family transcriptional regulator, which yields MANKVNSAQHDSVAAWAKRCYLTGRSVMDAALRPYGIGSTQWYVLHQLAHEGPTMQRELMRLLQIERATLSIVVGALVRKGLVEQVADSIDQRQKLLRMTKAGTKLWKALPDLNFIRAVAFDGLDPAEVATAIKVLKTATERLLEHGTNT from the coding sequence ATGGCAAACAAAGTGAACAGTGCACAGCACGATTCGGTCGCCGCATGGGCCAAGCGCTGCTATCTCACAGGGCGCTCCGTGATGGATGCCGCGCTTCGTCCGTACGGCATTGGCTCTACGCAGTGGTATGTGCTGCATCAGTTGGCGCACGAAGGGCCGACCATGCAGCGCGAGCTGATGCGTCTTCTTCAGATCGAGCGTGCGACGTTGAGCATCGTGGTGGGGGCTCTGGTACGCAAAGGACTGGTCGAGCAGGTTGCGGACAGCATTGACCAACGACAGAAGTTGCTGCGGATGACCAAGGCCGGCACCAAGCTGTGGAAAGCGCTCCCGGATCTCAACTTCATCCGCGCCGTGGCCTTCGACGGCCTAGACCCGGCCGAGGTCGCAACGGCCATCAAGGTGCTCAAGACCGCGACCGAACGCCTTCTAGAACATGGGACCAACACATGA
- a CDS encoding TetR/AcrR family transcriptional regulator gives MSEILQSAGATAAEGPRERKRRATRQRIAEVGQRLFLTNGYEATTLDAIAAEAGISRRAFFSYFKSKDDIIFFWLEADGANLIASLLTTSPDVPPLAAVRDVMVKHIAHYTSEQMMAVDNLMLSSASLIARKQAHYAVQEQALFNALCEVWRQPERRPALRMVAMVSIGAMKIALQAWREQTGPRKPAAKFLRDAFDSLKTAL, from the coding sequence ATGTCAGAAATCCTCCAGTCAGCAGGCGCGACGGCCGCGGAAGGCCCGCGTGAGCGCAAGCGCCGCGCAACACGTCAGCGCATTGCCGAGGTTGGTCAGCGGCTTTTCCTCACGAACGGCTACGAAGCCACGACACTGGACGCGATCGCGGCCGAAGCAGGCATCTCTCGCCGCGCCTTCTTCTCCTACTTCAAATCCAAGGACGACATCATCTTCTTCTGGCTGGAAGCCGATGGGGCCAACCTGATCGCCAGCCTGCTCACGACATCGCCTGACGTGCCGCCGCTCGCCGCGGTGCGCGACGTGATGGTGAAGCACATCGCGCACTACACGAGCGAACAGATGATGGCCGTGGACAACCTCATGCTGTCGAGCGCGTCGCTGATCGCGCGCAAGCAGGCCCACTATGCGGTGCAGGAGCAGGCGCTTTTCAATGCGCTGTGCGAGGTCTGGCGCCAGCCCGAACGCCGTCCTGCGCTGCGGATGGTGGCGATGGTCTCCATCGGTGCCATGAAAATCGCGCTTCAGGCGTGGAGAGAGCAGACCGGGCCACGGAAGCCTGCCGCCAAATTCCTCCGGGACGCCTTCGACAGCTTGAAAACAGCGCTTTGA
- the pyrC gene encoding dihydroorotase: protein MRLDITRPDDWHLHLRDGETLASVIGHTAARFARAIVMPNLKPPVATVAQAEAYRERILSSLPAGSDFQPLMTLYLTEDTAPEEIVRAKASDAVFAVKYYPAGATTNSQSGVRDLARVNAVLEAMEEHELPLLLHGEVTDADIDIFDRERVFIERHLLPLRARFPGLRMVLEHITTKDAVEFVTAAPSNVAATLTAHHLLLNRNALFEGGIRPHNYCAPILKRETHRQALLQAATSGDTHFFLGTDSAPHAREGKETACGCAGLYTAHAAIELYAEAFEQAGKLENLEAFASFNGPDFYRLPRNTGRIVLERKSWTVPGSYPLAGSAVVPMRAGGTVGWSLVDTDV from the coding sequence ATGCGCCTTGACATCACCCGCCCCGACGACTGGCATCTGCACCTGCGCGACGGCGAGACGCTCGCCTCCGTCATCGGGCACACCGCCGCGCGCTTCGCCCGCGCCATCGTGATGCCCAATCTCAAGCCGCCCGTGGCGACCGTGGCCCAGGCCGAGGCCTATCGGGAGCGCATCCTGTCCAGCTTGCCGGCCGGGTCGGACTTCCAGCCGCTGATGACCCTGTACCTCACCGAGGACACCGCACCGGAGGAGATCGTCCGGGCCAAGGCCAGCGATGCGGTGTTCGCGGTCAAGTACTACCCGGCCGGAGCTACAACCAATTCGCAGTCCGGCGTGCGTGACCTGGCGCGCGTCAATGCCGTGCTCGAGGCAATGGAAGAACACGAGCTGCCGTTGCTGCTGCATGGCGAGGTCACCGATGCAGACATCGACATCTTCGATCGCGAACGGGTGTTCATCGAGCGCCATCTGCTGCCGCTGCGGGCGCGCTTCCCGGGGCTGCGCATGGTCCTCGAACACATCACCACCAAGGACGCGGTGGAGTTCGTGACCGCTGCGCCGTCCAATGTGGCCGCCACCCTGACTGCGCACCACCTGCTGCTCAACCGCAACGCGCTGTTCGAAGGCGGCATCCGCCCGCACAATTACTGCGCGCCCATCCTCAAGCGCGAGACCCATCGCCAGGCGCTGCTGCAGGCCGCGACCAGCGGCGATACGCATTTCTTCCTCGGTACCGACAGTGCGCCGCACGCGCGCGAAGGCAAGGAAACCGCCTGCGGCTGCGCCGGCCTGTACACCGCGCATGCGGCCATCGAGCTGTACGCCGAAGCTTTCGAGCAAGCCGGCAAGCTGGAGAACCTGGAGGCGTTCGCCAGCTTCAATGGCCCGGACTTCTACCGCCTGCCGCGCAACACCGGCCGCATCGTGCTGGAGCGCAAGTCCTGGACCGTGCCAGGAAGTTATCCATTGGCTGGTTCGGCTGTGGTGCCGATGCGCGCGGGCGGGACGGTGGGCTGGTCGCTGGTCGACACGGACGTTTGA
- a CDS encoding 2-dehydro-3-deoxygalactonokinase, with amino-acid sequence MTETRTDSIVGINWGSTNFRAYRIAPDAGIEDALEVAAGVATLDRDGMAALAHQVRTRWPQVEHVYAAGMIGSNIGWTDAGYVPCPADVAQVAARLVDVRIGTLDMKIVPGLACVRARDGAPDIMRGEETEFFGLLAAGRLGQAPVVALPGTHTKWVSVRDGRIAEFMTTLSGELHDRLSNGGALSSILRGPGQVGAAFADGVREGASGGLGLGALLFGVRARAIRQGLALEDASSYLRGLLIGAEIADARSVFGGFDAGPIPLVGSGPVCALYRAALEVLGESASIVPSQDAVAMGFVELDRCMAA; translated from the coding sequence ATGACCGAGACCCGCACCGACAGCATTGTCGGCATCAACTGGGGCAGCACCAACTTCCGCGCCTACCGGATCGCGCCCGATGCCGGCATCGAGGATGCGCTGGAAGTCGCGGCCGGCGTGGCGACCCTGGACCGCGACGGAATGGCCGCGCTCGCCCATCAGGTCCGCACCCGCTGGCCGCAGGTCGAGCATGTCTACGCCGCCGGCATGATCGGCTCCAACATCGGCTGGACCGACGCGGGCTATGTCCCGTGTCCGGCCGACGTGGCCCAAGTGGCCGCGCGGCTGGTCGACGTGCGCATCGGCACGCTGGACATGAAGATCGTCCCCGGCCTGGCCTGCGTCCGTGCCCGCGACGGCGCGCCGGACATCATGCGCGGCGAGGAGACCGAATTCTTTGGCCTGTTGGCCGCCGGTCGACTTGGGCAGGCGCCAGTGGTGGCCCTGCCGGGGACGCACACCAAGTGGGTCAGCGTGCGGGACGGACGGATCGCGGAGTTCATGACCACCCTGTCCGGGGAGTTGCATGACCGTCTCTCCAACGGCGGTGCGCTGTCGTCGATCCTGCGGGGTCCCGGCCAGGTTGGGGCGGCCTTCGCCGATGGGGTGCGCGAAGGCGCGTCCGGCGGCCTGGGACTGGGCGCACTGCTGTTCGGCGTGCGCGCCCGCGCCATCCGCCAGGGCTTGGCCCTCGAGGATGCCAGCAGCTACCTGCGCGGACTGCTGATCGGGGCAGAGATCGCCGATGCGCGGTCGGTGTTCGGTGGCTTCGACGCCGGTCCGATTCCGCTGGTGGGCTCCGGACCGGTGTGTGCGCTCTACCGCGCAGCGCTGGAGGTACTCGGCGAGAGCGCCAGCATCGTGCCTTCGCAGGACGCCGTGGCGATGGGATTCGTCGAACTGGATCGATGCATGGCCGCATGA
- a CDS encoding glycoside hydrolase family 43 protein produces MAALLLGGCATPPQRMQTLTVTPVLDTGFADPFILPLEDGSLAAYATNRAGPGGAPIHVAHSTSADGLHWTAPVDAMPSPPPWARAGRPDIWAPEVMRIGTRYVLYFTARHATRQRPDGLTLCLGAATSDTPQGPFVPQPEPLTCGGTYGVIDASPYRDTDAAGHARLWLIYKTDGNCCGVTTRFLVQRLAGDGLSLAGQPQALAGIANDAPWEGHVIEAPQFVLHAGQLYLFYAGNDYGSGAYATGYARCDGPLGPCHDAPENPILSSRPGPPALVGPGHQSVFHAHGRDWIAFHGWRPAGPGGSRYRALYILPLDWTHGRPVVGP; encoded by the coding sequence TTGGCCGCGCTGCTTCTGGGCGGCTGCGCCACGCCGCCGCAGCGCATGCAGACACTGACCGTCACGCCCGTGCTCGACACCGGCTTTGCCGATCCTTTCATCCTTCCGCTGGAGGACGGTTCGCTGGCGGCCTACGCGACCAACCGCGCCGGGCCTGGAGGTGCGCCGATCCACGTCGCGCACTCCACCTCGGCAGATGGCCTGCACTGGACCGCACCGGTCGATGCGATGCCCTCCCCGCCCCCATGGGCGCGGGCCGGACGTCCGGATATCTGGGCACCGGAAGTCATGAGGATCGGCACGCGCTATGTCCTGTACTTCACCGCTCGGCATGCCACCCGGCAGCGCCCTGATGGCCTCACCTTGTGCCTGGGCGCTGCGACCTCGGACACGCCGCAGGGGCCGTTCGTGCCGCAGCCTGAGCCGCTGACCTGCGGCGGAACCTACGGCGTCATCGATGCCAGCCCGTATCGCGACACCGATGCCGCAGGACACGCGCGGCTGTGGCTGATCTACAAGACAGACGGCAACTGCTGCGGGGTGACCACCCGCTTCCTGGTCCAGCGCTTGGCGGGCGACGGACTGTCGCTGGCCGGACAGCCGCAGGCATTGGCCGGCATCGCCAACGATGCGCCATGGGAAGGCCATGTCATCGAGGCGCCGCAGTTCGTCCTGCACGCCGGCCAGTTGTATCTGTTCTACGCCGGCAACGACTATGGCTCCGGTGCTTATGCCACCGGCTATGCGCGCTGTGACGGACCGCTCGGCCCATGCCACGACGCGCCGGAGAATCCCATCCTGTCCAGTCGACCGGGGCCGCCGGCGCTGGTCGGACCGGGCCACCAGAGCGTCTTCCACGCCCATGGGCGCGACTGGATCGCCTTCCACGGCTGGCGGCCGGCCGGACCCGGCGGGTCGCGCTACCGTGCGCTCTACATCCTGCCTCTGGACTGGACCCACGGCCGCCCGGTGGTGGGCCCGTGA